The following proteins are co-located in the Triticum aestivum cultivar Chinese Spring chromosome 1A, IWGSC CS RefSeq v2.1, whole genome shotgun sequence genome:
- the LOC123063692 gene encoding probable LRR receptor-like serine/threonine-protein kinase At1g05700, protein MEGQLRRAMAARWPLLLLLGIAGGGGVLQVHGQVDNLGFINLDCGLPESAAGYVDGVTKLRFTSDGGFIDAGTNYNMSSEYITPTMGRSWHNVRSFGGGAGTRSCYTLQSLVAGLKYLIRAKFWYGNYDGLDRAPVFDLHVGVNYWTTVNISNANTPVIYEIIAVVPGESVQVCLVNTGSGTPFISALDLRPLKNGLYPMANATQGLVLLSRANFGRDDGVVLRYPDDPHDRFWIPMSKRAEWTEVSTAKKVQNIDDDSFDAPSAVMQTAITPVNSSSPVVFSWDAEPSANNPDPGYICILHFSELQPLPVNAVRQFYVTLNGQLWLGKGFTPQYLYTNAVFSSFPNNGHHQYNVSLNATANSTLPPILNALEIFSVLPTTGITTATQDVSAIAAIRGKYQVKKNWMGDPCVPKNFAWKGLGCSYAVSSPPSVTGLNLSSSGLSGNLSSSFAGLKGLQYLDLSRNNLTGSIPDTFSQLSSLTLLDLTDNLLSGSIPPGLVKRTQDGSLTLRYGNNPNLCSSGNYCQPPQKKRGSMVAVYVVVPIVAVLVILLLSVLICMRRRRQGRTSGNIKQLDEVSIMGHNSLRLDNRRFTYSELEAITNGFERVIGKGGFGKVYHGSLENGTQVAVKLRSESSDQGEQEFLAEAQTLAKIHHKNLVSLIGYCKDMKYMALVYEYMSEGALDEHLRGKDNTMRALTWRQRLRISLESAQGLEYLHKGCNPPLVHRDVKTSNILLNANLEAKIADFGLLKAFNSNSDTHVSTARVVGTLGYLDPEYHGTFQLTNKSDVFSFGVVLLELVTGQRHILNDPEPTSIVQWVRQRLARGNIEDVVDARMRGDYDVNSVWKIADTALKCTSQKPGERPTMTEVVAVLHECLELEAAHDNVNAGFYTPGSGGSMNDYGRYDTGMSTDVSQSSTAFEQEHLGRVSIVSTGPAVR, encoded by the exons ATGGAAGGACAGCTGCGGAGAGCAATGGCGGCCCGGTGGCCGTTGCTGCTTCTTCTGGGcatcgcgggcggcggcggcgttcttCAAGTCCATGGGCAGGTCGATAACTTAG GTTTCATAAACTTAGACTGTGGTCTGCCAGAGAGCGCCGCGGGCTACGTGGACGGCGTCACCAAGCTGCGCTTCACCTCGGACGGAGGCTTCATCGACGCCGGCACCAACTACAACATGTCATCCGAGTACATCACGCCGACGATGGGCAGGAGCTGGCACAACGTGCGCAGCTTCGGCGGTGGCGCAGGCACGCGCAGCTGCTACACGCTCCAGTCCCTCGTGGCCGGGCTCAAGTACCTCATCCGGGCCAAGTTCTGGTACGGCAACTACGACGGCCTCGACAGGGCGCCTGTCTTCGACCTGCATGTTGGCGTCAACTACTGGACGACCGTGAACATCTCGAACGCCAACACGCCGGTGATCTATGAGATCATCGCCGTCGTCCCTGGTGAGTCCGTGCAGGTTTGCCTCGTGAACACCGGCTCCGGGACGCCGTTCATCTCGGCCCTCGACCTGAGGCCCCTCAAGAACGGGCTCTACCCGATGGCCAACGCGACGCAGGGGCTGGTTCTTCTCAGCAGAGCCAACTTTGGCCGGGACGATGGCGTGGTCCTTAGGTACCCCGACGACCCGCACGACCGCTTCTGGATCCCAATGAGCAAGCGGGCGGAGTGGACGGAGGTCTCGACGGCCAAGAAGGTGCAGAACATCGACGACGACAGCTTCGACGCGCCGTCCGCCGTGATGCAGACGGCCATCACGCCCGTCAACTCCTCCAGCCCCGTCGTGTTCAGCTGGGACGCCGAGCCCAGCGCCAACAACCCAGATCCCGGGTACATCTGCATCCTGCACTTCTCGGAGCTGCAGCCTCTCCCCGTCAACGCGGTGCGGCAGTTCTACGTCACCCTCAACGGCCAGCTCTGGCTCGGCAAGGGCTTCACGCCGCAGTACCTCTACACCAACGCCGTCTTCAGCAGCTTCCCCAACAACGGGCACCACCAGTACAACGTCTCGCTCAACGCCACCGCCAACTCCACGCTCCCGCCCATCCTCAACGCCCTCGAGATCTTCTCCGTCCTGCCCACCACCGGCATAACCACGGCCACTCAGGATG TGTCTGCCATCGCGGCGATCAGAGGCAAGTACCAGGTGAAGAAGAACTGGATGGGCGATCCCTGCGTGCCCAAGAATTTCGCGTGGAAAGGATTGGGTTGCAGCTATGCTGTTTCCAGCCCACCAAGTGTCACAGGCTT GAATCTATCTTCCAGTGGCCTCAGCGGCAACTTGTCATCTTCGTTTGCCGGCCTCAAAGGTCTACAGTACTT GGATTTGTCACGCAATAATCTTACGGGCTCAATTCCTGACACCTTCTCGCAGTTGTCGTCGCTCACACTTCT AGATCTGACAGACAATCTACTCAGTGGATCAATACCTCCTGGGCTTGTGAAAAGAACTCAAGATGGCTCCCTAACACTTAG ATATGGTAACAATCCGAACCTCTGCAGCAGCGGAAACTATTGTCAGCCTCCACAAAAGAAGAGAGGCTCTATGGTTGCCGTCTATGTTGTTGTTCCCATAGTTGCAGTACTAGTGATTCTGCTACTGTCAGTTCTCATTTGCAtgagaaggagaaggcaag GAAGGACAAGCGGCAATATCAAGCAACTAGATGAGGTGAGTATCATGGGGCACAACTCGTTGCGACTTGATAACCGCCGGTTCACATATAGTGAATTAGAGGCCATCACAAACGGCTTCGAGCGAGTAATTGGTAAAGGGGGGTTTGGGAAAGTTTATCATGGTTCGTTGGAGAATGGCACACAAGTGGCTGTCAAACTGCGGTCTGAATCTTCAGATCAAGGTGAACAAGAATTCTTGGCAGAG GCTCAGACCTTGGCAAAAATTCACCACAAGAATCTTGTTTCCTTGATTGGCTACTGCAAAGACATGAAATACATGGCTCTTGTCTACGAGTACATGTCTGAAGGAGCCCTAGACGAACATCTTAGAG GGAAAGATAACACCATGAGAGCTTTAACCTGGAGACAAAGACTTCGTATATCCTTGGAATCCGCACAAG GGCTTGAGTATCTGCACAAGGGGTGTAACCCGCCCCTCGTTCACAGGGACGTGAAGACGTCAAACATCTTGTTGAATGCAAACCTGGAGGCTAAGATTGCTGACTTTGGCCTACTCAAGGCTTTCAATAGCAACAGCGATACACATGTTTCCACAGCAAGGGTGGTTGGCACACTCGGTTACCTTGACCCTGA GTACCATGGTACATTTCAGCTGACCAACAAGAGTGACGTCTTTAGCTTTGGGGTAGTGCTACTAGAGCTGGTCACAGGGCAACGACACATCCTGAATGACCCTGAGCCGACGAGCATTGTTCAGTGGGTGCGGCAACGCCTTGCCCGTGGTAACATCGAGGATGTGGTGGATGCGCGCATGCGTGGTGATTACGATGTCAATAGCGTGTGGAAAATTGCAGACACCGCGTTGAAGTGTACATCCCAGAAGCCTGGAGAGAGGCCCACGATGACTGAAGTGGTAGCAGTGCTACATGAGTGCCTTGAGCTCGAGGCTGCACACGACAATGTGAATGCAGGGTTTTACACGCCCGGGAGCGGTGGCAGCATGAACGACTATGGTCGGTACGACACTGGCATGTCTACTGATGTGAGCCAGAGCAGCACTGCATTCGAGCAAGAGCATTTGGGCAGGGTGTCTATAGTGTCTACTGGTCCAGCTGTTAGGTGA